One segment of Thermus tengchongensis DNA contains the following:
- a CDS encoding AMP-binding protein, whose amino-acid sequence MARKRSLSTVQAALRILAYLAEHPEGVEVKEVARLLGKSLSTAYALLNSLAEEGFAVKTERGYRLGQAKPLRLETTPLEEALEELYLRTRERCYLALLTPEGIRLKTRGRQGQPHPLGDALPKEVHALALGKVLLAYGALPPPPLVPKTPYTLTDPLALEAELTRVRESGLAAEMEEYALGLSALAAPLFGPEGKLLGALGVVVPTRRFPFAFSRLARALSEVAQVSAHLRPPEPPTLPPPPPPSLWVETLEPPSKLREEANLKDYAEAYRASLEDPESFFGSFAREFHWETPWERVHDPATHTWFGGGRTNAALNALDRHLPEKAQQVALITLDGDGHLEKWTYRELLDLSSRLAGVFQNLGVKRGDRVALYLPTGLEAALSLLALARIGAVHVALPVGLGPEALRERLLQSQVRLLVAADGYFRRGQLIPLRPVVEAALSGLDLPVLWHTRGTTEFLERASEGKPADAVPVPAQQPLFILHTSGSTGRPKGVVHGHGGYMVGVSWALRYLFDLKPGEIFHTTADLFWVVGHSFGLYAPLFLGGTSLLVEDRPDHPNPAAFYERLRRFGVDVLLTSPTVLRTLRRHGEARPTSLRLVGSVGEALAPEVWRWTWENLAWPLDNWWQTELGAPALATPLTLPAKPGFVGIPLPGVEARVVDGEGQVLPPGAKGHLVLLRAGPAHMVDLLGGESPWRGGLYWTGDLATWDEEGYFRILGRSEEVIKVGEARLGTAEVEAAALTHPQVAEAAAIGIPGEEGEEIVVFAVPKKEVPEELKGLLAEKIKAHLLRHLGPVPPPRIVFVERLPRTRSGKILRRLLKAELLGVDPGDVSALEEEYGGAKTS is encoded by the coding sequence ATGGCCAGGAAGAGAAGCCTCTCCACGGTTCAGGCAGCTTTGCGCATCCTGGCCTACCTGGCCGAGCACCCAGAAGGGGTGGAGGTGAAGGAGGTGGCCCGCCTCCTGGGCAAGAGCCTTTCCACCGCCTACGCCCTCTTGAACAGCCTGGCGGAGGAAGGCTTCGCAGTGAAGACAGAAAGGGGGTACCGCCTGGGCCAGGCCAAGCCCCTCCGGCTGGAGACCACGCCCCTCGAGGAGGCCTTGGAGGAACTTTACCTCCGCACCCGGGAGCGGTGCTACCTGGCCCTTCTGACCCCGGAAGGGATCCGGCTGAAAACCCGGGGGCGGCAAGGCCAACCCCACCCCCTGGGCGATGCCCTGCCAAAAGAGGTCCACGCCCTGGCCCTGGGCAAGGTGCTCCTGGCCTACGGGGCCCTCCCCCCGCCTCCCCTGGTCCCCAAAACCCCCTACACCCTGACGGATCCCTTAGCCCTGGAGGCGGAACTCACCCGGGTCCGGGAATCGGGCCTGGCGGCGGAGATGGAGGAGTATGCCCTGGGCCTTTCGGCCCTGGCGGCTCCCCTTTTCGGCCCGGAAGGGAAGCTTCTGGGGGCTTTAGGGGTGGTGGTGCCCACCCGGCGTTTTCCCTTCGCCTTCAGCCGCCTGGCCCGGGCCCTCTCCGAGGTGGCCCAGGTCTCGGCCCACTTGCGCCCCCCCGAACCCCCCACCCTTCCCCCGCCCCCCCCGCCCAGCCTGTGGGTGGAAACCTTAGAGCCCCCTTCGAAGCTGAGGGAGGAGGCCAACCTCAAGGACTACGCCGAGGCCTACCGGGCGAGCCTCGAGGATCCCGAAAGCTTTTTCGGCAGCTTCGCCCGGGAGTTCCACTGGGAAACCCCCTGGGAAAGGGTCCACGACCCTGCCACCCATACCTGGTTCGGCGGAGGGCGGACCAACGCCGCCTTAAACGCCCTGGACCGCCACCTGCCCGAAAAGGCCCAACAGGTGGCCCTCATCACCCTGGACGGGGATGGGCACCTGGAAAAGTGGACCTACCGGGAACTTTTGGACCTCTCCAGCCGCCTTGCCGGGGTCTTCCAGAACCTGGGGGTGAAGCGGGGGGACCGGGTGGCCCTCTACCTGCCCACAGGGCTGGAGGCGGCCTTGAGCCTCCTGGCCCTGGCGCGGATCGGGGCAGTGCACGTGGCCCTGCCCGTGGGCCTAGGCCCGGAAGCCTTGAGGGAGCGGCTTCTCCAAAGCCAGGTCCGCCTTCTGGTGGCCGCCGACGGCTACTTCCGCCGGGGCCAGCTCATCCCCTTAAGACCAGTGGTGGAGGCAGCCCTTTCGGGCCTGGATCTCCCAGTGCTCTGGCACACCCGGGGCACCACGGAGTTCCTGGAAAGGGCCTCGGAGGGAAAGCCTGCGGACGCCGTACCCGTTCCCGCCCAGCAGCCCCTCTTCATCCTCCACACCTCGGGCTCCACAGGCAGGCCCAAGGGAGTGGTCCACGGCCACGGAGGGTACATGGTGGGGGTAAGCTGGGCCCTCCGCTACCTCTTTGACCTGAAACCGGGAGAGATCTTCCATACCACCGCCGACCTCTTCTGGGTGGTGGGCCACTCCTTCGGCCTGTACGCCCCGCTCTTCCTGGGAGGCACCAGCCTCCTGGTGGAGGACCGGCCGGACCACCCCAACCCCGCCGCCTTCTACGAGAGGCTAAGGCGGTTCGGGGTGGACGTGCTCCTCACCTCCCCCACGGTGCTCCGCACCCTGCGTCGCCACGGGGAAGCCCGGCCCACTTCCTTGCGCCTGGTGGGGAGCGTGGGCGAGGCCCTGGCCCCCGAGGTATGGCGCTGGACCTGGGAGAACCTGGCCTGGCCCTTGGACAACTGGTGGCAAACCGAGCTGGGGGCCCCGGCCCTGGCCACCCCCCTCACCCTCCCCGCCAAGCCGGGCTTCGTGGGCATCCCCTTGCCGGGGGTGGAGGCCCGGGTGGTGGATGGGGAAGGACAGGTCCTGCCTCCAGGGGCCAAGGGCCACCTGGTCCTCCTCAGGGCGGGGCCCGCCCACATGGTGGACCTCCTGGGGGGGGAAAGCCCTTGGCGCGGGGGCCTCTACTGGACGGGGGACCTCGCCACCTGGGACGAGGAGGGCTACTTCCGCATCCTGGGCCGTTCCGAGGAGGTCATCAAGGTGGGGGAGGCCCGGCTCGGCACCGCCGAGGTGGAAGCGGCCGCCCTCACCCACCCCCAGGTGGCGGAAGCAGCCGCCATCGGGATCCCCGGGGAGGAGGGCGAGGAAATCGTGGTCTTTGCCGTCCCCAAGAAGGAGGTGCCCGAGGAGCTCAAGGGCCTCCTGGCCGAGAAGATCAAGGCCCACCTTTTGCGGCACCTGGGGCCGGTTCCCCCGCCCCGGATCGTCTTCGTGGAACGCCTGCCCCGTACCCGAAGCGGCAAGATCTTAAGGCGGCTCCTAAAGGCAGAACTCCTGGGCGTAGACCCTGGGGATGTTTCGGCATTGGAGGAGGAGTATGGCGGTGCAAAAACTTCTTAA
- a CDS encoding acetate--CoA ligase: MAVQKLLKAEERLWAPEEVRRKANLQNFPEVYRRSLEDPEGFWGEWARRFYWEKPFEKVLEWNLPEHRWFLGGTTNAVYNALERNVERGLRNKVALLYLSEDGREEKLTYGELLDRVRRLATGLRRLGVEKGDRVVIYMPLTLEGVLSMLATAYLGAIHSVVYAGLGVAALRERILDAGAKLLIAGDVSYRRGKGVDLRSIVEEAIRDLPLKVVWFQRAIRAELPEGHYDFQEILWGSPPEARAEMVEAEHPLFILYTSGSTGKPKGVVHVHGGYMVGTTYHLRTFFDVKDDDVYWATSDIGWIVGHSYIVYAPLLEGVTSVLREGAPDYPDPGAFWKVVERHRVNVMFTAPTAVRLFMKYGPEWPKKYDLSSLRLIAVAGEPLNPEALRWAYTHLMAEGQRGFVADNWWQTELGGPTLGTPLTLPAKPGFAGVALPGVEAAVVDEDGKPVPPGQGGLLVLKRPFPHMMRTVWGNHDRYLQYWREVPGNVYVAGDVASEDEEGYFSVLGRADDVLNVAGHRIGTADVESALVSHPAVAEAAVIGVPDPLKGEAIKAFVVLRLGQAPSEELKENLVAHVRRELGPIATPSEVVFLDKLPKTRSGKILRRLLKAQELGRDPGDLSTLEE, from the coding sequence ATGGCGGTGCAAAAACTTCTTAAGGCGGAAGAGCGGCTTTGGGCCCCGGAAGAGGTGCGCCGCAAGGCGAACCTCCAGAACTTCCCTGAAGTGTACCGGCGAAGCCTCGAGGACCCCGAGGGCTTCTGGGGGGAATGGGCCCGGAGGTTCTACTGGGAGAAGCCCTTTGAAAAGGTGTTGGAGTGGAACCTTCCCGAGCACCGCTGGTTCTTGGGGGGCACCACCAACGCCGTCTACAACGCCCTGGAGCGCAACGTGGAAAGGGGCCTCAGGAACAAGGTGGCCCTTCTCTACCTCTCCGAGGACGGGCGGGAGGAGAAGCTCACCTACGGGGAACTCCTGGACCGGGTGCGGCGCCTGGCCACGGGGCTTAGACGCCTGGGGGTAGAGAAGGGGGACCGGGTGGTCATCTACATGCCCTTAACCCTCGAGGGCGTCCTATCCATGCTGGCCACCGCCTACCTGGGGGCCATCCACAGCGTGGTCTACGCGGGGCTCGGGGTGGCCGCCCTTAGGGAGCGCATCCTGGACGCGGGGGCCAAGCTCCTCATCGCCGGGGACGTGAGCTACCGCCGGGGCAAGGGGGTGGACCTCCGCTCCATCGTGGAGGAGGCCATCCGGGACCTGCCCCTAAAGGTGGTCTGGTTCCAACGGGCCATCCGGGCGGAGCTTCCCGAGGGGCATTATGACTTTCAGGAAATCCTCTGGGGAAGCCCCCCGGAGGCCCGGGCGGAGATGGTGGAAGCGGAGCACCCCCTTTTCATCCTCTACACCTCGGGCTCCACGGGCAAGCCCAAGGGCGTGGTGCACGTGCACGGGGGGTACATGGTGGGCACCACCTACCACCTGCGCACCTTCTTTGACGTGAAAGACGACGACGTCTACTGGGCCACCAGCGACATCGGCTGGATCGTGGGCCACTCCTACATCGTCTACGCCCCCCTTCTGGAAGGGGTGACCAGCGTCCTCAGGGAGGGCGCCCCCGACTACCCCGACCCTGGGGCCTTCTGGAAGGTGGTGGAGCGCCACCGGGTGAACGTGATGTTCACCGCCCCCACGGCGGTGCGCCTCTTCATGAAGTACGGCCCCGAGTGGCCCAAGAAATACGACCTCTCCTCCTTGCGCCTCATCGCCGTGGCCGGGGAACCCTTGAACCCCGAGGCCCTACGCTGGGCCTACACGCACCTGATGGCAGAGGGCCAAAGGGGCTTTGTGGCCGACAACTGGTGGCAGACGGAGCTGGGGGGGCCCACCCTGGGCACGCCCCTGACCCTTCCCGCCAAGCCGGGCTTCGCCGGGGTGGCCCTCCCCGGGGTGGAGGCGGCGGTGGTGGACGAGGACGGGAAGCCGGTACCCCCGGGCCAGGGCGGGCTTTTGGTGCTCAAGCGCCCCTTTCCCCACATGATGCGCACCGTTTGGGGCAACCACGACCGCTACCTCCAGTACTGGCGGGAAGTGCCCGGGAACGTCTACGTGGCAGGCGATGTGGCCAGCGAGGACGAGGAGGGTTACTTCAGCGTCCTGGGCCGGGCGGACGACGTCCTCAACGTGGCGGGCCACCGCATCGGCACCGCGGACGTGGAAAGCGCCCTGGTCTCCCACCCCGCCGTGGCTGAAGCCGCCGTCATCGGGGTGCCCGACCCCCTCAAGGGGGAAGCCATCAAGGCCTTTGTGGTCCTCCGCCTGGGCCAGGCTCCCTCAGAGGAGCTCAAGGAAAACCTGGTGGCCCACGTCCGTCGGGAGCTGGGGCCCATCGCCACCCCCTCGGAGGTGGTTTTCCTGGACAAACTACCAAAGACCCGCTCGGGTAAGATCCTGCGCCGCTTGCTTAAGGCCCAGGAGCTGGGCAGGGATCCAGGGGATCTCTCCACGCTTGAGGAATGA
- a CDS encoding DUF4212 domain-containing protein, with translation MDGVPEAVKEWYWQEVKRLTLRSLFYWILIAIVLPVLSPLFKGVVIGPLPSLHWYINGFIVIALGVILIFWYAARMNRLDQELERKLKEGR, from the coding sequence ATGGACGGAGTTCCGGAAGCGGTCAAGGAGTGGTACTGGCAGGAAGTCAAGCGGCTCACCCTGCGTTCGCTCTTCTACTGGATCCTTATCGCCATCGTCTTGCCGGTGCTCTCCCCCCTTTTCAAGGGGGTTGTCATTGGCCCCCTGCCCTCCTTGCACTGGTATATCAACGGCTTCATCGTGATCGCGCTGGGCGTGATCCTCATCTTCTGGTATGCCGCCCGCATGAACCGCCTGGATCAGGAATTGGAGAGGAAGCTAAAGGAAGGGAGGTAA
- a CDS encoding VC_2705 family sodium/solute symporter codes for MTAVAVVLLAILAYPVGGQYLTSLVLIIGSILVYLVLALTLRSQAAADFYVAGRSIPAVVNGAATAADWMSAASFLSMAGIIAFLGFDALPYVIGWTLGYTLMAFTIAPFVRKSGTYTVPELIERLAGNWSTARVIAVLMVFITSLTYLTAQLVGVGVVFSRFLGIPATIAVFVGVFGALAYAWTSGWRSITWVQFVQYWVLISMYLLPVLIASASLGLLPIPHLQYGPLLTQVEAREAAAGVSPLWTEPLARPFAGGTGMLNWILAALVLMLGTMGLPHILVRFYTVTNVHAARLSVGWALLFIGLLYTTASIYAAIARLSISNLWNKPLDEVMNTSWIQKWLPTGLVKVTDANGDGIVQPAELSFHNDIVVVGMPDMFGMLWLISPLVAVGGLAAALSTADGLLLAMSTAISRDIYKRFINPQASEAGEVGFVRAMLVVIGLIGGYLGYLAIKDPGFSRYVALLVGWAFVFAASTFTPAIMLGIFWKRLNRYGIVAGMIVGMAVALPYVLAVGIFNTQPLVLFGQKIGTIAWGAISFLANALTAIVVSLLTPPEGKEREAFVDHMRMPD; via the coding sequence ATGACTGCTGTTGCGGTGGTCCTCTTGGCCATCCTGGCTTATCCAGTGGGGGGCCAGTACCTGACCTCTCTGGTGCTCATCATCGGCAGCATCCTGGTCTACCTGGTCCTGGCCCTTACCCTTCGCTCCCAGGCAGCCGCCGACTTCTACGTGGCGGGGCGCTCCATTCCCGCCGTGGTGAACGGAGCAGCGACCGCCGCCGACTGGATGTCGGCAGCCAGTTTCCTCTCCATGGCAGGGATCATCGCCTTCCTAGGCTTTGACGCCCTGCCCTACGTGATCGGCTGGACCCTGGGTTACACCCTCATGGCCTTTACCATTGCTCCCTTTGTGCGCAAGTCCGGAACCTACACGGTGCCGGAACTCATAGAGCGCCTGGCGGGCAACTGGTCCACAGCCCGGGTTATCGCTGTGCTCATGGTCTTCATCACCTCGCTCACCTACCTCACGGCCCAGCTAGTGGGGGTGGGCGTGGTCTTCTCCCGTTTCCTGGGCATCCCCGCCACCATCGCCGTGTTCGTGGGCGTATTCGGAGCCTTGGCCTACGCCTGGACCAGCGGTTGGCGCAGCATCACTTGGGTGCAGTTCGTCCAGTACTGGGTGCTCATCTCCATGTACCTCCTGCCGGTACTCATTGCCAGCGCTTCCCTAGGACTTCTCCCCATACCTCACCTGCAGTATGGGCCCCTTCTGACACAAGTGGAGGCACGGGAGGCCGCCGCAGGCGTTAGCCCCTTGTGGACCGAGCCCCTGGCCCGGCCCTTCGCCGGGGGCACGGGGATGCTGAACTGGATCCTAGCCGCCCTGGTCCTCATGCTGGGCACCATGGGCCTGCCCCACATCCTGGTGCGCTTCTACACCGTCACCAACGTGCACGCCGCCCGCCTCAGCGTGGGCTGGGCCCTTCTCTTCATCGGCCTCCTCTACACCACCGCCTCCATCTACGCCGCCATCGCCCGGCTTTCCATCAGCAACCTCTGGAACAAGCCTCTGGATGAGGTGATGAACACCAGCTGGATCCAAAAGTGGCTTCCCACGGGGTTGGTGAAGGTAACCGACGCCAACGGGGACGGGATCGTTCAGCCGGCCGAGCTATCCTTCCATAACGACATCGTGGTGGTGGGAATGCCGGATATGTTCGGCATGCTGTGGCTCATCTCGCCCCTGGTGGCCGTGGGTGGTCTAGCCGCTGCCCTTTCCACCGCAGACGGCCTCCTTCTGGCCATGTCCACCGCCATCTCCCGGGACATCTACAAGCGCTTCATCAACCCCCAGGCCTCGGAAGCCGGCGAGGTGGGCTTCGTGCGGGCCATGCTGGTGGTCATCGGCCTGATTGGCGGCTACCTGGGCTACCTGGCCATCAAGGATCCCGGTTTTAGCCGTTATGTGGCCCTTCTGGTGGGCTGGGCCTTCGTCTTTGCCGCTTCCACCTTTACCCCGGCCATCATGCTGGGCATCTTCTGGAAGCGGCTTAACCGCTATGGGATCGTGGCGGGGATGATCGTGGGTATGGCCGTGGCCCTGCCCTACGTGCTGGCGGTGGGAATCTTCAACACCCAACCCCTGGTGCTCTTCGGCCAAAAAATCGGCACCATCGCCTGGGGAGCCATCTCCTTCCTGGCCAACGCTCTCACCGCCATCGTGGTTTCCCTCCTCACCCCGCCTGAGGGCAAGGAACGGGAGGCCTTTGTGGATCACATGCGCATGCCCGATTAG